The sequence below is a genomic window from Sardina pilchardus chromosome 9, fSarPil1.1, whole genome shotgun sequence.
TTGATGCTTTCTGATATTTCTACTCTGGCTTCTGAGATCAAATGACATGTCAGATATCAACCTATGCATATGGACCTGTGGTCTCATTTTTGGCTGGAATTACTCTGGTCAGTCACCTAACTGGCGATGGCCAGCTTTGGTCAGAGGTGCTCAGCGACCTTCAAGGGAACATGAGACAATTCTGGGGCTCTGCATTGTCCTGCTTCATCGTGGCATGAATAATTGAACACTGAGCCTTTATGGCGGTATCCTGGAATCAAAGCGGCCACTATACCTAAACTTGAGTGCCAAACACAGAGAAGGGGCAGAGACTgtgacagtgaaagagagagataaaaaaaagacagaggaggaggtaaGAAAATGTGAAGAAAGATGAAAGGGAGTGAAGTCGTTTAGCGCAAAATATGGCGGTTGCTTATCTACAGACAGAAGCAATTAAAGTAGAAAACTTCTGATATATCTAGTGGGGGGTGAAGCAGAGACATGGGACAGATGTGTCCTTTTCTTCACCCTCACTTCAGCAATGAAACACCCATCAGTCAGTCAAGAGGTTACCTCGTGCTCAGagtgcaaacacatgcatggcACAGCGGAGTTAAAATAGGAAAGCTTTCATCATGACCAAAAGCCGTCACCATCTTAACCTCATTGCCCCGTCTGTCTTCCAATCTCCTCCCCTtcgatcctctctctctctctctctctctctctctctctcttccgctctctctttctctctcatgctcctTTTTTGGCCTAGGCCTACGCCTGCACCCATACACCTTTCATCTTTCGTTTCCTGCTTTTCCAAGCATGCTCAGGTTATCTTTCCGTTGACCTGCTTTTAGGATcacttttttctcttccttcccACTACACTCCCTCCTCTTATCGTTCGTGCCCAGTACTCAATGCTTTTTTTTCAGCTATTATTCAGTGGAGAGGATGGAACAGGAACACCACTTTCATCCTTCCATGCTTTTCCTGAGAGGATCTGAAGTGATCGAGTATAGGGTAGACATGGAGAAGGATGACACGTAGAGAAATATCAAGTCTGTGATGCATTATTCTTTCATATTACATTACCCAAAACAGAAACACCATTTCTCTGTGTAGTGCTCACTTTGAAGTGTTTGGTTCTACAAAGACTTCCGCAAAAACATGCAAATAGCATGTTTCCTTGCTCCCataaagacacatgcacatctgcatatgcatattttttacacaagcacacacagacatcagtgTGCTCTAACATACAAGTATGTATACATAGACCCACAAAAacgttgcatgcacacacgctcacacacacgcacacacacactcacacacacacacacacacacacacacacacacacacacacacacaaacccaaacacacacacacgcacacacacactcacacacacacccgcacacacacactctctctcatacacacacacacgcacacacgcacacacgcacacacatacacacacacacacacacatatacacatattgcAGTTCAACACAAGTATTGTGGAAAGATGTTTTCCTACAAAGCTCTCAAAGGACCAGTTCTCAGAGGAGGACGGGGATAACACGCAGCTTCTGAGAACCTGTGCCCGCACCCGCACGCTCAAagtcaaacaacaacaaatccatACCACGGAAAGATCACTCTGCACAGTAGCCTGTATGAACACATATCTCCAAGCTAACATGTTTAGAGCAAATCTTAGTCTCAAAGCAATATCAAGCAGTAAATTATTAAACTATGTGACTATCTTTTGTGAGACTCTCAGATAACTGAATTGTGGTACACTGAGTCTATTGTAGCAGGCTATTTATTGCATTTCATAAATGGAAAATGATCATGTCATTGCttgtaaatgaataaaaatcaaCAATGTATGCCAAAAATACTGCCACTTTCCACTTAAAATCAACTACACAACCTCTAATCCAAACTTATGTTAATGAGATTTCCTCCCTTGCTTGATCCCTCAAAAACAGAGTGAAACGAGTCCCTGTCTTAGACAGGCTGTGTGCTTCAACAGAAAAGACTGCTATTGCCAGCTGCCATGTGTCAGTAGATTGGCTATGTAATTTGTCATATTTCACGTTGACATAGCatcaaatataggcctactctcaagattattattgtaggctacaatgACAGGATCATGTCAGAAAACACCCTATAGATTTTGACGTTGAAACATGCGAACATAAATTATACACTTAAACACTTAAGCAAGATGTATTAGCCTACCATGCGATATTAAGCGCTTGTTGTGTAGGCAGATGTGGAACTGAACTTACCTCCCGCTGCGGTGTGGTCCGGTACCCGCTACATTCTTCTGCAGGTGCCCATCGTCCTGCCTCCCGAGACCCACAACCTGCTCCTCTTTCAACGGTATGCGTCTGGAAAGTTTTTTATTCAAGCAAAACACCCTTTGAGCTCAGTAAACAAATCAAGCGTGGGTCAGTGCACATCACACGCGAGTGGCTTCGCTTATACAGTCTCTACCTGTCCTTTAAATAATCTACTTTTCGCGCATCTGAAGAGTCCCTACCATTTGTCTCCGTGGCTGTATCAGTTAGATTACAGGCTACTACACTGAACGCTTGGGACGGAGAaaagagctttgtctctgacagGTTGACTCCTTGTCACACGCACTGCGGTTTAGGACCAGTGGGTACCCACCAGAGATACAGAAGGAGCTCTTCCCTCTTGTCCAATACGGCGATGTCTGCAGGCTGCCggggagggagaagggaaaCGGGCGGGGGTGTCGGGCTCGAATAGGCTCCGAGCCGTGAGTacgaggatggagggagggaggcgctACACATTCATGCAAGGTCATCCGAGACTCCTCAAGGGTGAACGTGCCAGAGGCGCTCTTTTAACAAAATTACTTGCATTTATAACTGTTATGAATGAAAATGTGCTCGAATGCTGCCCTACTCAAAAATGAGCTGTCAACCCCTAAATCGCCGATGCTGAGTGAAAAAATAAGTTGCAGTCAGAGATTCCCTCACGTGCCTTGACGCTATAGCCTACCCCTCATTTTGTTAACAAGCCCTAACGCGGTTGTCGGTACCAGTGATCTCTAGTTTCACAGCTTTGACAGTGGTATGGGctcattatttttgtatgaagATAGGCTAGATGTGCACCTTCTCCTGTGAAGGGATGTGGGAGATTTCAACACcttcaaaaaaaagaaaaaaatattcacCTTCACATCCAAATTCAATTCAAGTAAAGATAGGCTACAAAATGGTAATTGCGTTTGAAATGTTAGTGAATGACCTTGAATTGCAATCCGTAACAATGTCGTGCTGTGTTGTTCTCCTACTGAGAAACTATGTCTCTCTTGATCGTGAGCAGGACGGATACGGAGCTTTCCAGCTTGTTATCCCTTGCGTGACACCCGTCTTAAAGGACATATGACTTTAATCTTCAAGAGAGCTCAGATGTATCAAGAGTTTGAGTCAGTCTGTCTTTAAAAGAGAGATTAAAGATCCAACAGATCGGCTTCTAAAAATCTCTATCAAAACAAATGAAGAGGAGTCAATTGGACTGACATAATGTATTCGCTGTAGCGTGCCTCAGACCGCCTCAGGTGGATTGTTCCAAAACACTGCATGGGAAATATGGATCACGTGGTTTTAGCACATTGCaagtgtgtgggcatgtgtgtgtggtatcatGTATCCATATGTGCCTGTGACTGAAATGGATAGACAACATGGATTAATGAAGCAGCAAAAtggctgtgaaaaaaaaaacgaaattaGTCTGATGGCTTGAAGATAGTGACCTTGacttccacccccacccccctcaacaATCTAATTTAGTGAATCCATATGACAGAGAAGATAAGCCCAAGCTAAAACACTCCTCACTCTCACTATAAAAGCCAGTGGCTTTTTACTGCTGaagtgctgtgagaattgtCTACATAGAAACATCAATTTAGGTATATTGAATTTCTTAAACTATGACATACATTTAATAACAGTGATCTTTTTGATCAAgctcaactgaaaaaaaaaaagttgaaaggtgttcaCATTCATTTAGTGCAAACCGCACAAAAAGGGTGCTCAATTTGGTtaagtgagtagcctatcaaTCACAAGTCCATCTATAGCAACTTTATTTGCTTCGCATAACAGTGAAAATCCCCtgattgcatgtttgtgtgagaggaaATTATTCCAAGACAAGTCGAGTTAATTGATGAACTGTTTGCCCCGACTGGCCACCCTTAAATCAATGAGCAATTAGTTAAAAGCCTGTTAAAATGTCTGTTTCATGCCACACTGGTAAATGTGAACTCACCTGTGCAGGGACCTATTCTCAACGCAATAAAGTGGATTATTTGGGTCTTGTTTTGGCCGGATCTGCAGCAAGCAATCACCCATTTTCAGATGGGAAAAATGAAGGGGTAATCCCTTTGGGTGAGTGgagacctgagtgtgtgtggatgtaacaCTGTTACATCACAACTAGCCCCTATTAACCCCTAACCTCCAATCTCTTCACCTTTCTTCCTCATCCCCACTCCTTCCAAGATGACTAAAGCACTTGGCCAGTTCTGAATGAATGGTTCTTGAGGCATAAATACATTTGATTTCAGCTTAAATGTTCTACAACTGCTTATTTTTGTTTAGTCATTGTTGTTGGCAACGATTTAATACTGATGCTTTGCAGATACTCATTTActggcctaggcctatttcatTATCAGTAAATGTTTCAGTTGAAATTTTCAGTATATCATAAATTCAGCGTATACCTGATATGTccagtgtgcatttgtgttatGGATTGATCCTTCTGGAAGAATACCAGGGATGTGAAGGGGTGAAAAAGACAAGAGTGCAGCATAGGAGTCCCATACAAACAGGCTCAGTAGGAATCCAGGTATGATTATGGCCTGAGCAAGTGAGACAGCCTTGTACATCCTTCCCAAACCCACTTTCCATCTCTGCTATCTCTTAACTATCCTAggatacaaaaaacaaaacaaaaaaaaaacaattagaaAGAAAGATCATTGTGAACATTTCCTTCactggtaggcctacagtaagttGGTCAGAAGTGATATGGTAATGAGGTTAGATGGGGACCAGCCAAATCTTTATCCAGCATGGGGTGAGATGTACATAAGTATTTGCtcgccttgactcacatatgatcttcagtcacatcctattcttaatccataggatttaatatgatgtcggcaCATCCTTTgctgctataacagcttcaactcttttgggaaggctttccacaaggtttaggaatgTGTTTTTTGACAATTTTTTCAGAAAtgcatttgtgaggttacacactgatgttggacgaggagactgctcagtctctgctctaattcatcccaaaggtctTTTATTGGGTTGaagtcaggactctgtgcaagCCAgtgaagttcatccacaccaaacccGGTCTTCCATGTCTTTGGTTCACAGttatgttggaacaggaaggagccatccctgagctgggcttggtcccttagttccagtgaaaggaactctgaatggttcagcattaaccaaaagattttggacaattccatgctcccaactttgtgggaacagtttggggatgacccaaaattcccatgaacacactcctaaacctgaagttcatatgtgagtcaaggcaggtgagcaaatacgtttggcaatatagtgtatacaaTGACAGAGTACGGTTGACAACCATCCTTAACCAATGGCTTCACTGATGGCATCAGTATCAGATGACATACGTGTATTTTCATTCAATTTCAGTAAATaattgcatttaaaacctttgttaaaACAATGTGTTTTCTGTATGGTAAGAGCTTAATGTATAACTTCGTAATTTCACCACTGATTTACATCCCTTGGAAATTGAGAGTGGACTAACAGTGTCCAGATATTCTTAATTTAGGCCCAATTAGAGGTAGAGTATGATTGGGAGAATGTGGTTGGGGAGACAAAGTCTTCTCCTTCAACCCCTCAAATAATTTCTCCTCAGATCTGCACACAACTTATAGGTTACCTATTTTGATATCAAAAAGGTGAGTTTTACCCAAAAGGAGAGGAGTTTGCATGTATGCATACAAATTAAATGCTGCCTCCTTCAGCTATAGCAACTGAGGTgactcaaaaagtcacaactcCTCAACTACAGTCAagaaactagagagagagaggggggaggagttgGGATGGGATAAAGGCGAGGATCATTTTCAGTCCCCCAAATTCTCCACTGTACGTCGGGATATCCAACTGAAACCTCCTGCATTTCTCATCCCTGTGTGCgtcaagagagaaaaaaaggaaagaaactgAGCCACTGTCAGCTTGGTGGAGCAGAGGGCCAATTACTGCAGGAGAGGAAAACCAGAGCACATGTTGCCAATTACTCGGCAAAACTGAAACGAGGACACCTCTCAAACCGGAACCCAGGTGGATCCCACTTACTGTGACTGCTGGGCTAAAACCACCTCAGAGAAGCACACAGGAAACTAGGCTGCAAAAAAGCCCACAGGTAGCCCTCTTCCTTACAGTTCAGTAAAATAGGCAGCACTTCTTGTCAGTCACATGTtaacatttatatattttttattagagtagtagtacagtaaaaaacagtgaagtgcaGTCAAGCCAGTGAGTCACTTCAAAAGGTTGTAAAATAATAGATAGGAAATAGCATTTATGTATCAGGCTTTATGAACAACACATTTTATACAAGTTTAGCTATCGTACAAATACAATCATTATAAATACGCGGTTAGTATGACTGAAGAAAATATTTCAGTAACACAGGCAGTGGAAAATACactacaatacaatacatactATGAGGCAGATGCAACAACCTTTAAGATACCTGTGCAATGAATCCACACAAatgcaagcagcagcagcagcacgaaACAAAAGAATGTGTAGATTACTGCATATAGTGTCCAATACATTGAGGAGGGGATGCCGGGATCATCTTTATGTGTCACGTACAGTACCAatctcccacccctctctcccccactcctagTCCCTGTTCTTCATAAGCCCTTTCAAGTGTTTGCTCGCCAGGGGAGCAGACGCCTTGCTTAAACACAGCTATAGCTCTACCCCCAGAGATAGCCAGGCACGTGGCATTTCTCCGGTGCCTTCAGCTGTGCCTTCGCCTGCTGTTCCTGATCCTCCTCTTCGTCCAGAAGGGCCTGCATGTAGCAGGAGGTGCCCAGCAGGACATGGCCAGTGGTTTGCATGGTAAGCAAGGTCCATCGCAAGGCCTCCCTGTCACGAGGGAAGAGATAGGGGAGGAAACAAAACAAGGGCAAGGAGagtgtgaggggggagagggttTAATAATAGTCTTCGTCCTTGTCTTTTGCTCTCAATTGAGTTGTCAGTCTGCTCTTTCTTCATGTCtcatttttctgtctgtctctctgtcacttgtCTTTCCAGAGGGATTTCGCAAACCAACACAAGCGGCAAACACTGATTGAGGATAGTTGTTGATTCTGCACAATTTTAATCCTCTAACTCCACCTCTCAGCTTTTTGCCTAAAAATATGAGGCATtcagcacaagtgacataacaCAAAATTTTAATCCCAAACAATAAACATTCCAGTACCCTCTACTACACCTTCTGCATATatgcacccccaccccaacacacacacacacacacacacacacacacacagtatccacAGTACACAATACTCACTTCAGTATCCTCTTAGCCTCATAGCAGCGAAGGTTGTAAGACAAAGTGTAAACTCCATACAGTGTAGCCTTCACATTCAGGCAGCCAATGAATTCCTTAGGGTGGTTCTTGTACAGATCAAAGGTCAACTTGGCCACATCTTTCCGACAACCAGGGCTTCGGCTCACATGCTGCGCCTTGACTGAAGTGGTCTTTGGGCAAGaacagaaagggggggggggggggtgctgaatGAATTAAGACATCGGCCCATGTGGACAACGAAAACAGATATTTGTTTTTCTAGgaggcaaaacaaaacagggCAAGACAGCCAGTACTGATTACGACACGGTCAGCAACAGCGAGGAGGAGAAAAATCTCACTTCGCAACTTAATATTCTGCCCGAGTGCACCACAACTTTCACAGCCTACGGCTGTAGGAAACTGCCAAAATAAACTCCACTCGGTGTCAGGGAGAGGATAGGTGACTAACTTCGGTGTTGGCTGTCACACTGTGATGAATGGACActgctctgctccctctctcttgcatcACGCAGGCccttaaccccccacccccccccacccaatcTCAGTCACCTCCCACCCATGGTTCAGTCATCCGAAAATTAATTTAGCCTGCCTCGGAATATAGATTAACGTTCCTTAAATGATCGGAGATGACGGACAACAGAGGGGGAGAAATGGCATATGCTAATGGAAGGCGCTCAGCATGAGGGGAAACAAGTAAACATGAAGGCTAATGGCATTCAGGTGCCAACCAATCATTACTGACGCAATTAAGTGACTATGCAAATGAATCACAGTGGacaaacagcattcaaattgAAAAGCTGTCGCGTAAACAGTACTTTAAATGCAACTTTACTCTGACTTGCTTCACAACATCGGGCAGAAGGATAGGGGGGGAAATTAACTGAAAAGGTTGAGCCACTTTATTGTTTGCTCATCGCATTGTCTGCCTCACTTCTTTTTTTAATATCagaaaagagcatccagagagCATTACAGATTCCACATGCGTAGTACGGCGTCTGCAATCAGTCAAGCTGTTCTTTTATTTTCCTGGCATCTGTCAGcagacctttaaaaaaaaaaagggtctgACCAATCTACCGGGAGGACTGAAGAGAAACAACCGACCACTCCCGCTGTTTGGTCCATAATAATGAGCAACACTGACCTGCGCTGGAGGAGTCCATTTCTGTCCTTTCTCCAAGACTACAAGGACGGTGTTGTCCCTCAGCGTCTGAAAGAAGTCCTCTGTGTCTACCCCTGTGCCATCTTCATCAAGCACCAGAGCACCCACGCAGGACACATGCAGTCCATCCATCACCTAGGCAGGGACAAGCAAGACAGCTTGTTGATGTCTTCTTATAATACACATCATGGACAAAACACTggacaatttaaaaaaaaaaaatgctaacacacacacacacacacacacacacacacacacacacacacacacacacacacacacacacacacacacacacacacacacacacacacacacacacacacacacacacacacacacacacacacacacacacacatcaatctgGACAAAACTGTCTgcaaaacaacataaacaaatacaaacatgtaTTGAATGCTGGGGATGAGAAGTGGATTGATTGTATTGTATTCCATCATGAAATTCATTGATTGGAAGAGACTATATTCTGATTACAtaaaggattaaaaaaaaacatggtgtcAGTTCAAACTGTCCATCAAGCCTGATAGACTGCTGAAACCCACCACTATGACATCAAGTAGAGGGACCAGCCTGTCAACAAGCCaatcactcaatctctctccctctgcttccaTTGAAAACACTCTGACtcatccatccctctatcccgtGTCCATTCTTTCAGCTGCTACCGACTCACGTCTAACTGCGTATGACtgcgtgtgtggaggggggagggcaaAGGGAGCTGTCAGTGACATCAAAAACAGGCTATTCATGCTGTCTCCACTTTAAAACGCCCAGTCCTGCCTTCTCCCCTAGCCTGCCAGTCAGAgttctccgtctctgtctctctctgtctgtctgtctgtctctcgttctctccctttctcggtctgtctctcgttctctctctctggctcgcaCTCTCGTCACCTTGTCCAGCAGGTCCCGCAGACTGTCTGCCATGATGCCCTTCTTGACGGTGCGGTCGGCGTTGGCCACTCGAAATGGCCTCTGGCGTGGACTCAAGCCTGTCAGCAACTGCTGGGTCA
It includes:
- the cidec gene encoding cell death activator CIDE-3 isoform X2: MTMEYAKRSLSLLTPTSLSRCVSASVAASASMTQQLLTGLSPRQRPFRVANADRTVKKGIMADSLRDLLDKVMDGLHVSCVGALVLDEDGTGVDTEDFFQTLRDNTVLVVLEKGQKWTPPAQTTSVKAQHVSRSPGCRKDVAKLTFDLYKNHPKEFIGCLNVKATLYGVYTLSYNLRCYEAKRILKEALRWTLLTMQTTGHVLLGTSCYMQALLDEEEDQEQQAKAQLKAPEKCHVPGYLWG
- the cidec gene encoding cell death activator CIDE-3 isoform X1, which codes for MQADVTEKEPPTLHGYLVIPSRSRGATGFRREWEREHSDLPGLFSNMTMEYAKRSLSLLTPTSLSRCVSASVAASASMTQQLLTGLSPRQRPFRVANADRTVKKGIMADSLRDLLDKVMDGLHVSCVGALVLDEDGTGVDTEDFFQTLRDNTVLVVLEKGQKWTPPAQTTSVKAQHVSRSPGCRKDVAKLTFDLYKNHPKEFIGCLNVKATLYGVYTLSYNLRCYEAKRILKEALRWTLLTMQTTGHVLLGTSCYMQALLDEEEDQEQQAKAQLKAPEKCHVPGYLWG